The following are encoded together in the Astyanax mexicanus isolate ESR-SI-001 chromosome 8, AstMex3_surface, whole genome shotgun sequence genome:
- the LOC125803862 gene encoding gastrula zinc finger protein XlCGF7.1-like isoform X2, with protein sequence MASREISNTQQTPSPTPHTQMQKTTDKEKPHHCSDCERSFTTRSYLKSHQRIHTGEKPYHCSDCGMDFTQPCTLKKHQRIHTGEKPYNCSDCGKGFTQLSTLKKHQRTHTGEKPYQCSDCGKGFNDQRNYKNHQRVHTGEKPYHCPVCGKSFSQQNTLLRHQRIHTGEKPYYCSDCGMNFSQQGNLKRHQLIHTGEKPYHCSDCGKSFNNESNFKTHQLIHTGEKPFKCSDCGKSFIYNWSLQTHQRIHTGGKPFHCSDCGWSFNKQNDLKKHQRIHTGEKPYYCSGCSVSFRYLQSFKKHKCIKSSHGNGQ encoded by the coding sequence ATGGCATCCAGAGAAATCTCCAATACTCAACAAACACCttctcctacacctcacacacaaaTGCAGAAAACTACAGACAAGGAGAAACctcaccactgctcagactgtgaaagGAGTTTTACTACAAGGAGTTATCTCAAAtcacaccagcgaattcacactggagagaaaccatatcactgttcagactgtgggatggATTTTACTCAACCGTGTactctaaaaaaacaccagcgtattcacactggagagaaaccatataactgttcagactgtgggaagggaTTTACTCAACTGAGTactctaaaaaaacaccagcgtactcacactggagagaaaccatatcaatgttcagactgtggaaagggTTTTAATGATCAGCGTAATTAcaaaaatcaccagcgcgttcacactggagagaaaccgtatcactgcccagtctgtgggaagagttttagtcagcAGAATACTCTTctgcgacaccagcgcattcacactggagagaaaccatattactgctcagactgtgggatgaaTTTTAGTCAGCAGGGAAATCTCAAAAGACACcaactcattcacactggagagaaaccgtatcattgctcagactgtggaaaaagtTTTAATAATGAGAGTAATTTCAAaacacaccagctcattcacactggagagaaaccgttcaaatgctcagactgtgggaagagttttatttatAACTGGAGTCTCcaaacacatcagcgcattcacacaggtggtaaaccatttcactgctcagactgtggttggagttttaataaacagaatgatctgaaaaaacaccagcgcattcacactggagaaaaaccatattactgttcgGGCTGTTCAGTGAGCTTCAGGTATTTACAgtcattcaaaaaacacaagtgcaTAAAGAGCAGTCATGGGAATGGGCAGTGA